A genomic window from Chitinophaga pollutisoli includes:
- a CDS encoding aspartate aminotransferase family protein, which translates to MERIAYTESAKLLERAKKVLAGGVSSEFRKYNHPHAIFYTHGKGSRVYDVDGNEYLDFTLSQGPLILGHSHPHVLKSVTEYSEPGQLFAGQHIREIELAEKLSALVPSAELMRFCLDGSEAVQTAFRVARAKTGKQKFLRFEGHYHGWLDNVAWGISAPDAASLGPREEPVAWPWSGGLPEQARNEFIILPWNDLDLLRTKLASHHHEIAGIITEPVMCNSGCIPPQEGFLQGLRALCDQYGIALIFDEVITGFRLSIGGAQRYFGISPDMSIFAKAMGSGYPISAIVGKREWMGLIESAKVIHAGTMNSSNATIAAALATIEVLEQEQPYDRMFALGNRLMDGLREAAARHGQPMLVQGPGPMFNTGFTHLEQVRDYRDTFTYDKAKLGKFIAGLHDRKVRVIGRGLWYISTAHTGEDIERAVAAASDVMATL; encoded by the coding sequence ATGGAGCGCATAGCATATACTGAATCAGCAAAATTATTGGAACGGGCGAAGAAGGTGCTGGCGGGCGGCGTGTCTTCCGAATTCCGGAAGTACAACCACCCCCACGCTATATTTTACACGCATGGCAAAGGTAGCCGCGTGTACGACGTGGACGGCAACGAGTACCTGGATTTTACGTTAAGCCAGGGCCCCCTGATCCTGGGGCACTCCCATCCGCATGTGCTCAAATCGGTCACGGAATATTCGGAACCGGGCCAGCTCTTCGCAGGCCAGCACATCCGGGAGATCGAACTGGCGGAAAAACTATCGGCGCTGGTGCCATCGGCGGAGCTGATGCGTTTTTGCCTCGACGGGTCGGAAGCGGTGCAAACGGCATTCCGGGTGGCGCGGGCGAAAACAGGGAAGCAAAAATTCCTCCGCTTTGAAGGGCATTACCACGGCTGGCTCGATAACGTGGCCTGGGGAATCTCCGCGCCGGACGCGGCATCGCTCGGCCCCCGTGAAGAACCGGTGGCCTGGCCCTGGTCGGGCGGCTTGCCGGAACAGGCCAGGAACGAATTCATCATCCTGCCCTGGAACGACCTTGACCTGCTGAGAACGAAACTCGCATCGCATCACCACGAAATCGCCGGGATCATCACCGAGCCGGTAATGTGCAACAGCGGGTGCATTCCACCGCAAGAGGGCTTCCTGCAAGGGCTTCGCGCATTATGCGACCAATACGGTATTGCGTTGATCTTCGATGAAGTGATTACCGGCTTCCGGTTGTCGATCGGAGGGGCGCAACGGTATTTCGGCATTTCGCCGGACATGTCCATCTTCGCCAAAGCCATGGGCAGCGGTTACCCCATCAGCGCCATCGTGGGCAAGCGCGAATGGATGGGCCTGATCGAAAGCGCGAAGGTGATCCACGCCGGCACGATGAACTCCAGCAACGCCACCATCGCCGCCGCGCTGGCTACGATCGAGGTGCTGGAGCAGGAACAGCCTTACGACCGTATGTTCGCACTGGGCAACCGGCTCATGGATGGTCTGCGCGAAGCGGCGGCACGCCACGGGCAACCGATGCTGGTGCAAGGACCGGGCCCTATGTTCAACACCGGTTTCACCCATCTGGAACAGGTCAGGGATTACCGGGATACTTTTACATACGACAAAGCGAAGCTCGGCAAGTTCATCGCAGGGCTGCACGACCGGAAAGTAAGGGTCATCGGGAGGGGATTATGGTACATCAGCACCGCACATACCGGGGAAGACATAGAGCGCGCCGTGGCTGCGGCGTCCGACGTAATGGCGACGTTGTGA
- a CDS encoding sugar porter family MFS transporter: MAHGNIVVNTIEQDPGRKRAPVPKAGRLYIYAIVLVASIGGFLFGFDLVVIAGALPFLEADFNLSAAMKGFAVSSAILGAVTGPLFGMWFTERLGRRKTMMLAAFFFMISTIGTAAASGIWDFAVWRFFGGVGIGLAMMSSPIYIAELSPPHLRGVLVNVNQLSNVIGINLAVITSYVFSFEGWGWRWMFAAQAVPVALLIAGLLLIPESPRWLAARNRIGEALKVLSRINGPEQSELEMKEIEKELKQETGAFRELFQPGIKTALFIGIVIMIFSQINGVNMMLMYAPSILAESGISVGSNAILSSIPIYLLILLTTILAFGLIRRFSRRGLLITSVLLMALGHIIMAINLQMHWPPMFTLVPMLIGTGSFTLGLAPLSWVIVSEIYPNRIRSKALAVVCFFLYAASFVTAQFFPMLTEWFIETFDSAAGVYWIFAAICAACALFSWKMVPETKGLSLEKISEFWRDRQRKV, translated from the coding sequence ATGGCTCACGGCAATATAGTGGTCAACACGATAGAACAGGACCCGGGCAGAAAGCGGGCTCCGGTCCCGAAGGCAGGCAGGTTATATATTTATGCCATCGTGCTGGTGGCATCCATCGGCGGATTCCTGTTCGGATTCGACCTGGTGGTGATCGCCGGCGCGCTGCCTTTCCTGGAAGCGGATTTTAATTTGTCGGCCGCCATGAAAGGGTTCGCCGTCAGCAGTGCGATCCTGGGCGCGGTAACGGGGCCGCTGTTCGGCATGTGGTTCACGGAGCGGCTGGGACGACGCAAAACCATGATGCTGGCCGCGTTTTTCTTTATGATATCCACCATAGGAACCGCCGCCGCCAGCGGAATATGGGACTTCGCGGTATGGCGCTTCTTCGGCGGCGTGGGTATTGGCCTGGCGATGATGTCGTCGCCGATTTATATCGCGGAATTGTCGCCGCCGCACCTGAGAGGCGTGCTGGTGAACGTTAACCAGCTGTCGAATGTGATCGGTATCAACCTGGCGGTGATTACCAGTTATGTCTTTTCCTTCGAAGGATGGGGCTGGCGCTGGATGTTTGCCGCGCAGGCAGTACCGGTGGCGCTGCTCATCGCAGGCTTGCTGCTGATCCCCGAAAGCCCGCGCTGGCTGGCGGCGCGCAACCGTATCGGTGAAGCGCTGAAGGTTTTATCGCGGATCAACGGGCCGGAGCAAAGCGAGCTGGAGATGAAGGAAATTGAAAAAGAACTGAAACAAGAGACGGGCGCTTTCCGGGAATTGTTCCAGCCGGGTATCAAAACGGCTTTGTTCATCGGGATCGTTATCATGATATTCTCGCAGATCAACGGCGTGAATATGATGCTGATGTATGCCCCGAGCATCCTGGCGGAATCCGGTATCAGCGTGGGCTCCAATGCCATCCTCAGTTCCATTCCCATCTATCTGCTTATTTTACTGACCACCATCCTGGCATTCGGCCTGATCCGGCGCTTCAGCCGCCGCGGGCTGCTGATTACCAGCGTGTTGCTCATGGCGCTGGGGCATATCATTATGGCAATTAACCTGCAAATGCACTGGCCGCCGATGTTCACCCTCGTACCGATGCTTATCGGAACCGGATCGTTTACACTCGGGCTGGCGCCGCTCAGCTGGGTAATCGTGTCGGAAATTTACCCGAACCGTATCCGCAGCAAAGCGCTGGCTGTGGTATGCTTCTTCCTGTACGCCGCGTCGTTCGTAACCGCGCAGTTTTTCCCGATGCTGACGGAATGGTTCATTGAAACCTTCGACAGCGCCGCCGGCGTGTACTGGATCTTCGCGGCGATCTGCGCAGCCTGCGCATTGTTCTCCTGGAAAATGGTGCCCGAAACCAAAGGCCTCAGCCTGGAGAAAATAAGTGAGTTCTGGCGCGACCGCCAGCGGAAAGTTTAA
- a CDS encoding mannonate dehydratase, with translation MKIAEVLSQYPDRLWRLAKQAGVTHAVARLPVQADGTPSYEYMDLLHMKQRFDDFGFKLEVIEPGLDAQMHRMKLGIEGRDEDIALCQQLIRNMGALDIPVFCYNFMAGFNWLRTSVSTPTRGGALVTSYNHALMKDAPLTPAGIVPEERLWDNLQYFLERVIPVAEASNVKLALHPDDPPVSPIQGISRIITSPAALKRAINLVPSANSGVTLCQGSLAAAGADIPHEILELGKAGKIFFVHFRDIRGQAHAFSETFHDDGQTDMYAAVKAYTTVAFDGPVRIDHVPTMDGENNREPGYGEVGRLFALGYLKGLLEAAEYEKKS, from the coding sequence ATGAAAATAGCAGAAGTGCTGTCACAGTACCCCGACCGGCTTTGGAGGCTGGCTAAACAGGCAGGCGTAACACATGCGGTAGCCCGGTTGCCGGTGCAGGCAGACGGTACGCCCTCTTACGAGTACATGGACCTGCTGCATATGAAGCAGCGTTTTGATGATTTCGGCTTTAAGCTGGAAGTGATAGAACCCGGGCTGGATGCGCAAATGCACCGGATGAAACTGGGTATAGAAGGGCGGGATGAAGACATCGCCCTGTGCCAGCAGCTGATCCGGAATATGGGAGCATTGGACATTCCCGTGTTCTGTTACAATTTTATGGCGGGATTCAACTGGCTCCGCACCTCCGTGTCTACACCCACCCGCGGAGGCGCACTGGTAACGAGTTACAACCACGCGCTGATGAAAGACGCGCCGCTTACGCCGGCGGGCATTGTGCCGGAAGAAAGGTTATGGGATAACCTGCAATACTTTCTCGAAAGGGTGATTCCCGTGGCGGAAGCATCTAACGTAAAACTGGCGCTGCACCCGGACGATCCCCCTGTATCGCCCATCCAGGGGATTTCCCGGATCATTACCAGCCCCGCGGCGTTGAAGCGCGCCATCAACCTGGTGCCCAGCGCCAATAGCGGTGTTACCCTGTGCCAGGGCAGCCTCGCCGCGGCAGGGGCAGACATCCCGCACGAAATTCTTGAGCTGGGGAAAGCCGGGAAAATCTTCTTCGTGCATTTCCGCGACATCCGCGGCCAGGCACATGCGTTTTCCGAAACGTTCCACGACGATGGCCAAACCGATATGTACGCCGCCGTGAAAGCCTATACCACCGTTGCATTCGACGGGCCCGTGCGGATCGACCATGTGCCAACGATGGACGGTGAGAACAACCGCGAACCGGGTTACGGCGAAGTGGGGCGCCTCTTTGCGTTGGGGTACCTGAAAGGCTTGCTGGAAGCCGCGGAATACGAGAAGAAATCATGA
- a CDS encoding cellulase family glycosylhydrolase, which translates to MNRRESLRLLALGSAGVVTPLAGWGSSPDKPAEPPATGPDAGLPGTTDTAFDKSAATDAGRQSVLYLVADSAFLTAVGGGLPANIVPYPRHQLDEAKLLQQLAAGNGMIWVGKPEGIPAALSVGGFRPSEAAMAVSVAANAPVILEDIAFKPAVAHSAYIAPPKEMPNHNIDEEVRADFLPVLEAYDQFGNLSGYPGVLMSYYAPSLAAGRFRGSDCWFYLFNDPLAALDTKSWLALLQKTAARWKGGLQVYAHQSNYAAYHPGERVQLRTRVQNQGTQAVAATFRYSVKAPGAAAFTPLITTRRVASGGSDTEVLCDFKPAGGLGMWTIRLEIFQDVDKAALLALEGEQIVIDQRFIGFVVQEPSLQTPPILAVKGPSIVLEGEEGFWSGTHYYPSTSWWEWAWRDFHPLKVAEDFAAIRKAGYRIVRVWVDPVTDEPVLRAMDAAIQLAAEHGLVLDICIFTQWARHMGFERPDGTHAYFEYRHERDFNIVSFSLRNLGLQRELVGLLAARWKDAGNIIYNLANEVYLKDPDETQMDAEVATWRGIPAQKGTVRDSLLFRRWSNEMTAAIRAAGGMQPVMPGYMFSTMDGGDTYLANEDAPILPWHNYLPPEQAGLSAQYFDPIGSNRPVIIEEFGNGKWNNLAYYDASVHYALAGGAACAMSYEWGVSWFARESCYWPLPLREASQLEPDPRWFPPYLGLDSAWFERGVGLCPTPSGTGYGSVYHGTPFPADAAIALGRLGLMGKGLQRVSVPEKVYIIVPAGNLSAMEPVKKTLAALWAGKALFGVWQESALEAIPAGTKAVICPHPLTNPSALNALRSKGITVFEGPDAWKDCHAFEKVDVKNGEQVKLLARRTEYGMLFTLAAEQPADTRPVAHTVALQYGKTGAGLTVSDFGMVHITRKGVALMEGGGELRINGRLLCNLPHGRIILSAPDGQDLLQAKQIQFMATAPSKISFGRKITGVAISDGVKPPVKVTQRLANGKDLLVDDQLVKYMIHLTLA; encoded by the coding sequence ATGAACAGAAGAGAATCGCTGAGATTACTGGCTCTGGGCTCGGCCGGCGTGGTGACGCCCCTGGCCGGTTGGGGCAGTTCCCCGGACAAGCCGGCCGAACCGCCCGCCACCGGGCCGGATGCCGGACTTCCCGGAACCACGGATACCGCTTTTGATAAGAGCGCGGCCACCGATGCGGGCAGGCAATCCGTTTTGTACCTGGTGGCCGATAGCGCTTTCCTGACAGCTGTGGGTGGCGGTTTGCCGGCGAACATCGTGCCGTATCCGCGGCATCAGCTGGACGAAGCTAAGCTGCTGCAGCAACTGGCTGCGGGCAACGGCATGATCTGGGTGGGTAAGCCGGAAGGGATACCGGCGGCTTTGTCGGTAGGCGGATTTCGTCCGTCGGAAGCCGCTATGGCTGTAAGCGTTGCCGCTAACGCACCGGTGATCCTGGAGGATATCGCGTTCAAACCGGCGGTGGCTCATTCGGCTTATATCGCTCCACCGAAGGAGATGCCCAATCATAACATTGATGAAGAAGTACGGGCCGATTTCCTGCCCGTGCTCGAAGCATACGACCAGTTCGGGAACCTGTCCGGATACCCCGGCGTGCTGATGAGCTATTACGCGCCATCGCTGGCGGCGGGGAGGTTCAGGGGCAGTGACTGCTGGTTCTACTTATTCAACGATCCGCTGGCGGCGCTGGACACCAAAAGTTGGCTGGCCCTGCTGCAAAAAACGGCTGCGCGGTGGAAAGGTGGTTTGCAGGTATATGCGCATCAATCGAATTACGCGGCATATCATCCCGGGGAGCGGGTGCAACTGCGGACCCGCGTGCAGAACCAGGGCACCCAGGCGGTGGCGGCTACATTCCGCTATTCCGTGAAAGCCCCCGGCGCCGCTGCGTTTACGCCGCTGATCACCACCCGCCGGGTGGCTTCCGGCGGCAGCGACACGGAAGTGTTGTGTGATTTCAAACCCGCCGGGGGCCTCGGGATGTGGACCATCCGGCTCGAGATCTTCCAGGATGTGGACAAGGCCGCATTGCTCGCGCTGGAAGGCGAACAGATAGTAATCGATCAACGATTCATCGGTTTCGTGGTGCAGGAACCCTCGCTGCAAACGCCCCCCATTTTAGCCGTAAAAGGCCCCAGTATCGTGCTGGAAGGGGAAGAGGGCTTCTGGTCGGGTACGCATTATTATCCCTCCACTTCCTGGTGGGAATGGGCCTGGCGCGATTTCCATCCGTTGAAAGTGGCCGAGGATTTTGCCGCCATCCGCAAAGCCGGTTACCGCATCGTGCGGGTGTGGGTGGACCCCGTCACCGACGAGCCCGTACTGCGCGCGATGGACGCCGCCATTCAGCTGGCGGCCGAACACGGGCTCGTGCTGGATATCTGCATTTTTACGCAATGGGCGCGCCATATGGGCTTCGAAAGGCCCGATGGAACGCACGCGTATTTCGAATACCGGCATGAAAGGGATTTCAATATCGTCAGCTTCTCGCTGCGCAACCTCGGGCTGCAACGCGAACTGGTAGGATTGCTGGCGGCAAGATGGAAAGATGCGGGCAATATCATCTATAACCTCGCCAACGAAGTATACCTGAAAGATCCGGACGAAACGCAGATGGATGCGGAAGTGGCCACCTGGCGAGGGATCCCCGCCCAGAAAGGCACCGTGCGCGATTCCCTGTTGTTCCGCCGCTGGTCCAACGAAATGACGGCCGCCATCCGCGCTGCGGGCGGCATGCAGCCGGTGATGCCGGGATACATGTTCTCCACGATGGACGGCGGCGATACCTATCTCGCCAACGAGGACGCGCCGATCCTGCCCTGGCATAACTACCTGCCACCGGAACAGGCCGGTTTGTCTGCACAATATTTCGATCCCATCGGCTCCAACCGTCCGGTGATCATTGAAGAGTTCGGCAACGGCAAATGGAACAACCTCGCGTATTACGACGCTTCCGTTCACTACGCGTTGGCGGGCGGCGCGGCATGCGCCATGTCGTACGAATGGGGCGTGAGCTGGTTTGCCCGTGAATCCTGCTACTGGCCGCTTCCCCTCCGGGAAGCGTCGCAGCTGGAACCCGATCCGCGCTGGTTCCCGCCATACCTCGGGTTGGATTCCGCATGGTTCGAGCGCGGGGTAGGGCTTTGCCCCACGCCCAGCGGTACCGGCTACGGTTCGGTGTATCACGGTACGCCGTTCCCTGCGGACGCTGCGATTGCGCTGGGTCGGCTGGGATTGATGGGCAAAGGGCTCCAACGGGTCTCGGTGCCAGAAAAAGTATACATCATTGTGCCTGCGGGCAACCTGTCGGCCATGGAGCCGGTCAAAAAAACGCTGGCTGCACTCTGGGCCGGGAAAGCCCTGTTCGGCGTCTGGCAGGAATCCGCGCTGGAGGCGATACCCGCAGGCACGAAAGCCGTCATTTGCCCCCATCCGCTTACCAATCCCTCCGCGCTCAACGCCCTGCGCAGCAAGGGCATAACCGTATTCGAAGGGCCCGACGCCTGGAAGGATTGCCATGCATTCGAAAAAGTGGACGTGAAAAACGGGGAGCAGGTGAAGCTGCTGGCGCGCCGTACCGAATACGGCATGTTGTTTACATTGGCGGCGGAACAGCCCGCGGATACCAGGCCCGTTGCCCACACAGTTGCCTTGCAATACGGGAAAACCGGCGCAGGGTTAACGGTCAGCGATTTCGGGATGGTACACATCACCCGCAAAGGCGTTGCGCTCATGGAAGGCGGCGGCGAATTGCGGATCAACGGCAGACTGTTGTGCAATTTACCCCATGGCAGGATCATCCTTTCGGCGCCGGACGGGCAGGATCTGCTGCAGGCGAAGCAAATTCAATTCATGGCCACCGCGCCGTCGAAGATCAGTTTTGGCCGGAAAATTACCGGCGTGGCAATCAGCGACGGTGTGAAGCCCCCGGTGAAAGTAACGCAACGGCTTGCAAACGGAAAGGACCTGCTGGTCGACGATCAGCTGGTGAAGTATATGATACATCTGACATTGGCTTAA
- a CDS encoding glucose 1-dehydrogenase — MRLKDKVAIITGAAQSIGKAVALRFAAEGAKVVVNHLAHPELAAEVVDQITAQGGEAIAIAADVADEAAVERMVRQTADRFGGVDILVNNAAIDPRKAWHEITVAEWDRVMTNNVRSQFVCAKAVYPYMQQRKYGKIINVSSVTFFAGTRNYVHYVASKGAVIGFTRALSRELGADNIMVNCITPGAVLTETELEKVGSKEAQEKATEFLLGAQAIPRRQQTDDIVGVFVFLASADSDFVTGQTLNADGGWMMH; from the coding sequence ATGCGATTGAAAGATAAAGTGGCCATAATTACCGGTGCGGCGCAGTCCATCGGCAAAGCGGTGGCGCTGCGTTTCGCAGCGGAAGGTGCGAAAGTAGTGGTGAATCACCTCGCGCATCCCGAACTGGCGGCGGAGGTGGTGGATCAGATCACCGCGCAGGGCGGTGAAGCCATCGCCATCGCGGCGGATGTGGCCGATGAAGCAGCGGTGGAAAGGATGGTCCGGCAAACGGCGGACCGCTTCGGCGGAGTCGACATCCTGGTGAACAACGCCGCTATCGACCCCCGGAAAGCCTGGCATGAGATCACCGTCGCGGAATGGGACCGGGTGATGACCAACAACGTGCGGTCGCAGTTCGTTTGCGCCAAAGCCGTTTATCCCTATATGCAGCAAAGGAAATATGGAAAGATCATTAACGTGTCGTCGGTCACTTTTTTCGCCGGTACACGGAATTATGTGCATTACGTGGCGTCCAAGGGCGCGGTGATCGGGTTCACGCGGGCGCTGTCCCGGGAGCTGGGCGCCGATAATATTATGGTCAACTGTATCACACCTGGCGCGGTGCTTACCGAAACGGAACTGGAGAAAGTGGGCTCGAAGGAAGCCCAGGAAAAAGCGACAGAATTCCTGCTCGGGGCGCAGGCCATCCCCAGGCGGCAGCAAACGGACGATATCGTTGGCGTGTTCGTTTTCCTGGCGTCCGCCGACAGCGATTTTGTAACCGGCCAGACTTTAAATGCGGATGGCGGCTGGATGATGCATTAG
- a CDS encoding AraC family transcriptional regulator, with protein MRLLQTEITPFINNSLYLDFRDQPFLSSLNNEQASFHKHPELQLTFILEGFGKRIIGNEVAPFEPGDMVFIGSNVPHIWLSDPVFYEEGSNLRSKVITVYINPKIFQQMFDFVSEFDAIREMIKQASKGINIFGETRNVIAEKLIALSSKTGFERVLELLQIMNIISISAEKNLIINKDVEEPVSHSDRLLEVINFIKFNLHEQITLEQVAEVACMTVPSFCRFFKNKTKKTFLQYLVDQRMAHACKLLIEMDKPISEVASLCGYNSNSHFCKVFRERIGQSPYQYKCSIAKCADQC; from the coding sequence ATGAGGCTGCTACAAACCGAAATCACTCCGTTTATCAACAATTCTCTGTACCTGGATTTTAGGGATCAACCTTTCCTGTCTTCACTGAATAACGAACAGGCGTCGTTTCACAAGCATCCTGAACTGCAACTGACTTTCATCCTGGAAGGCTTCGGCAAAAGGATCATCGGTAACGAAGTCGCGCCATTCGAACCGGGAGATATGGTATTCATCGGTTCCAACGTCCCACATATCTGGCTCAGCGATCCCGTGTTCTACGAAGAAGGGTCCAACCTCCGTTCGAAAGTCATCACCGTGTACATCAACCCGAAAATATTCCAGCAGATGTTCGATTTCGTCAGCGAATTCGACGCCATCCGCGAAATGATCAAACAAGCCTCCAAAGGCATCAATATCTTCGGGGAAACACGGAACGTAATCGCGGAGAAGCTTATCGCCCTGTCTTCCAAAACCGGCTTCGAAAGAGTGCTGGAATTATTGCAAATCATGAATATTATTTCCATCTCCGCGGAAAAAAACCTGATCATCAATAAAGACGTGGAAGAACCGGTTTCGCACTCGGACCGGCTGCTGGAAGTGATCAATTTTATCAAGTTCAACCTGCATGAACAAATCACCCTCGAACAGGTGGCGGAAGTCGCCTGCATGACAGTGCCTTCGTTCTGCCGGTTTTTCAAGAACAAGACGAAAAAGACGTTCCTGCAATACCTGGTAGACCAACGCATGGCGCATGCCTGCAAACTGCTGATCGAAATGGATAAACCGATTTCCGAAGTCGCCAGCCTGTGCGGGTACAATTCCAATTCCCACTTCTGCAAGGTCTTCCGGGAACGCATCGGCCAAAGTCCTTACCAGTACAAATGCAGCATCGCCAAGTGCGCGGACCAATGTTAA
- a CDS encoding Glu/Leu/Phe/Val dehydrogenase, producing MTANEQGFMQSVGNCFDKAAEFTNWDPGILAQIKACNAVYSMKFPIRRDNGQIEVIEAYRAQHSQHKTPSKGGIRFAAEVNQDEVIALASLMTYKCAIANVPFGGGKGGIKIDPGKYSVEELERITRRYTAELVRKNFIGPGIDVPAPDYGTGAREMAWMADTFQGLHPGEINALGAVTGKPLAQGGVRGRKEATGLGVFYGLQEICRMPAVMQRIGLEPGIAGKKVVVQGLGNVGYHAAKYLQSAGAIIVAIAEFEGAIYNENGLDVDAVFAHRNATRSILNFPSAKHFLNTSEALEYPCDILIPAALEMVITIGNAHRIRAKIIGEAANGPVSSGADEILANKGSLVVPDIYLNAGGVTVSYFEWLKNLSHVRYGRIEKRFTEHMNTRMIEQMEELSGKQISAAARQSILYGANETDLVYSGLEETMIAGAREIMDAWEANPAIPDMRTAAFVVAINKVATAYSELGIFP from the coding sequence ATGACAGCAAACGAGCAAGGCTTTATGCAAAGCGTGGGTAACTGCTTTGACAAAGCCGCGGAATTTACAAACTGGGACCCCGGCATCCTGGCACAGATCAAAGCCTGCAACGCTGTGTACAGCATGAAATTCCCCATTCGCCGCGACAACGGGCAGATTGAAGTGATCGAGGCATACCGGGCGCAGCATTCGCAGCATAAAACGCCCAGCAAAGGCGGCATCCGTTTTGCTGCCGAGGTGAACCAGGACGAGGTGATAGCCCTCGCATCTCTTATGACTTACAAATGCGCCATCGCCAACGTGCCCTTCGGCGGCGGGAAAGGCGGCATCAAAATCGATCCGGGAAAATATTCGGTGGAAGAACTGGAGCGGATCACCCGGCGGTATACGGCGGAGCTGGTCCGGAAGAACTTTATTGGTCCGGGTATTGACGTGCCCGCGCCGGATTACGGCACTGGCGCGCGGGAAATGGCGTGGATGGCGGATACTTTCCAGGGATTGCACCCGGGCGAGATCAACGCTTTGGGTGCGGTGACGGGCAAGCCCCTGGCCCAGGGTGGCGTCCGCGGCCGCAAGGAAGCTACGGGGCTGGGCGTGTTTTACGGGTTGCAGGAAATCTGCCGGATGCCCGCCGTGATGCAACGCATCGGCCTGGAACCGGGGATCGCGGGCAAGAAAGTAGTGGTGCAGGGATTGGGGAACGTGGGTTACCACGCCGCGAAATATCTCCAATCGGCAGGCGCTATCATTGTCGCCATCGCTGAGTTTGAAGGCGCGATTTACAACGAAAACGGCCTTGACGTGGATGCCGTATTTGCACACCGCAACGCCACGCGCTCTATCCTGAACTTTCCTTCCGCCAAACATTTCCTTAACACTTCCGAAGCACTGGAATACCCCTGTGACATTCTCATCCCCGCCGCGCTGGAAATGGTGATCACCATCGGCAACGCGCACCGTATCCGGGCGAAAATCATCGGGGAAGCGGCTAATGGGCCGGTGTCATCGGGCGCAGACGAGATCCTCGCCAACAAAGGCTCACTTGTAGTCCCCGATATTTACCTGAACGCGGGCGGCGTTACCGTTTCCTATTTCGAATGGTTGAAGAACCTGAGCCATGTGCGGTACGGCCGGATCGAGAAACGCTTTACAGAACACATGAACACGCGGATGATCGAGCAGATGGAGGAACTTTCCGGCAAACAGATCAGCGCAGCCGCGCGCCAAAGCATCCTGTACGGCGCCAACGAAACCGACCTGGTGTACAGCGGGCTGGAAGAAACGATGATCGCAGGGGCCAGGGAGATCATGGACGCCTGGGAGGCTAACCCCGCCATTCCCGACATGCGGACAGCTGCATTTGTGGTGGCGATCAATAAAGTGGCCACGGCGTACAGTGAGCTTGGCATCTTTCCCTGA
- a CDS encoding SGNH/GDSL hydrolase family protein translates to MTYRFTWVVLCCLVLGCAATKRAEERKKPVVFMGDSITQGWQALMPEFFTGKPFINKGIGGQTTRQMLARFQADVLDLHPHAVVILGGTNDIAGLGGHLPVDSIFQHIVKMAALAKANGISVILCSVIPAYEYACCKSVKPVPLIAALNDKISNYCREEGIPYVDYFPVLANAQRGLDRALTGDGVHPNRAGYEKMRPLLEKAIERSYQ, encoded by the coding sequence ATGACTTACCGTTTTACATGGGTTGTGTTGTGCTGCCTGGTGCTGGGCTGCGCGGCAACGAAGCGCGCAGAGGAACGGAAAAAGCCCGTTGTTTTCATGGGCGATTCCATCACGCAAGGCTGGCAGGCCCTGATGCCGGAATTCTTTACCGGCAAGCCTTTCATCAATAAAGGCATCGGCGGGCAAACGACGCGCCAGATGCTGGCGCGCTTCCAGGCGGATGTGCTGGATTTGCATCCCCATGCAGTGGTGATCCTCGGCGGTACCAACGATATCGCGGGACTTGGTGGACATTTGCCAGTTGATTCGATATTCCAGCATATCGTGAAAATGGCCGCGCTGGCGAAAGCCAACGGTATCAGCGTAATCCTGTGCTCGGTGATCCCCGCCTATGAATATGCCTGCTGCAAATCCGTGAAGCCCGTGCCGCTCATCGCCGCACTGAACGATAAAATCAGTAATTATTGCCGGGAAGAAGGGATTCCATATGTGGATTATTTTCCCGTATTGGCCAATGCGCAACGAGGGCTGGATAGGGCTCTGACGGGGGATGGCGTTCATCCCAACCGCGCGGGATACGAAAAAATGCGGCCGCTGCTGGAGAAAGCCATAGAACGCAGCTATCAATAA